A genomic segment from Gilvibacter sp. SZ-19 encodes:
- a CDS encoding TlpA disulfide reductase family protein: MKRLIPVLLLIVLFSCENTKEESEGFDLTLSISSQQQIDSVWISDIGQTDSHHLPFETTIKHNFKKGVNDLYNIGVYIDGKRKTQQIWLDGQEVIVKGSVADRFKIDTVINSKIYYEAIDFFKEMTRLDEANADSLTFDRFLLKTIESNIEHPFAHIVAINYINRNQNDKTKLKALVPLYEKQSDSLKQHFLSAVSRLESTLNVDEVAISKYELETLEKTVTQLNLEPNKRYLLDFWFVACPPCIRDHKQIAEQLQVFDDNDITLIGISTDQNHDTWKKYLEKHNYTWQNYREVYAEENTLTKDLTIWAFPTYILISGDGKIESRFNTFNDFKSSLNP, encoded by the coding sequence ATGAAAAGACTTATTCCAGTATTGCTACTGATTGTACTCTTTAGCTGTGAAAACACAAAAGAAGAATCTGAGGGATTTGATCTCACCCTAAGCATTTCCAGCCAGCAGCAAATAGATAGTGTGTGGATATCTGATATAGGTCAGACAGATAGTCATCATCTGCCGTTTGAAACCACCATTAAACACAACTTTAAAAAGGGGGTTAACGACCTATACAATATTGGAGTATATATTGATGGAAAGCGTAAAACGCAACAAATTTGGCTAGACGGTCAAGAAGTCATAGTTAAAGGAAGTGTTGCCGATCGCTTTAAGATTGACACCGTAATAAACTCTAAAATCTATTACGAGGCTATAGATTTCTTTAAGGAGATGACTCGTTTAGACGAGGCGAATGCAGATTCTTTAACCTTTGATCGGTTTTTACTTAAAACCATTGAATCTAACATAGAACATCCTTTCGCACATATAGTCGCAATAAATTACATAAACAGAAATCAAAACGATAAGACTAAACTTAAAGCACTTGTTCCGCTATACGAAAAGCAGTCTGATAGTTTAAAGCAACATTTCCTCAGCGCTGTGAGTCGCCTGGAAAGTACGCTTAACGTAGACGAGGTAGCTATCTCAAAATACGAACTTGAGACCTTAGAAAAGACGGTCACTCAACTCAATTTAGAACCAAACAAACGTTATTTACTTGATTTCTGGTTCGTGGCCTGCCCACCTTGCATCAGAGATCATAAGCAGATCGCAGAGCAACTACAAGTTTTTGACGACAATGATATCACGCTAATTGGTATTTCAACAGATCAAAACCACGACACTTGGAAGAAATACTTGGAAAAGCACAATTATACTTGGCAAAATTATCGTGAAGTCTATGCGGAAGAGAATACTTTGACCAAGGACTTAACAATTTGGGCTTTCCCCACCTATATTCTAATTTCTGGTGATGGGAAAATAGAAAGTAGATTCAATACTTTTAATGACTTTAAATCATCACTTAATCCTTAA
- a CDS encoding amidophosphoribosyltransferase, producing MSDALKHECGIAMIRLLKPLEYYKEKYGSAFYGVNKMYLMMEKQHNRGQDGAGFASIKLDVEPGQRYISRVRSHASQPIQDIFSQINERINTELSEHPEYADDVQAQKKNIPYIGELLLGHVRYGTFGKNSVENVHPFLRQNNWMHRNLIIAGNFNMTNTNELFNNLIKLGMHPKEKADTITVMEKIGHFLDDAVRKLYKQAKSKGLNKKDASPYIVDNLNVAKVLRKSSKDWDGGYAMAGLLGHGDSFVLRDPAGIRPAYFYKDDEVVVVASERPAIQTVFNVPFDAVEELDPGHAIIVRKSGEVKISQILKPLERKSCSFERIYFSRGSDAEIYQERKELGRLLMPDVLKAIGHDTVNTVFSFIPNTAETSFYGMVEAAQDELNQQKNKAILDKAGNLTPEDLLSIQELKIRTEKIAIKDVKLRTFITEDSSRDDLVAHVYDVTYGVVKPTDNLVIIDDSIVRGTTLKKSILKMLDRLNPKQIVVVSSAPQIRYPDCYGIDMARLEDFVAFQAALALHEDRGTSGIVEEIYNKCKAQHHLPDAEVTNYVKELYAPFSDQELSDKIAELLADGSDLNAEVKVLFQSVEKLHQACPKNLGDWYFTGDYPTPGGKRVVNQAYINFFEGNPERAY from the coding sequence ATGAGTGACGCATTAAAACACGAATGTGGTATTGCAATGATCCGATTGCTTAAGCCTCTGGAGTACTACAAAGAAAAGTACGGCAGTGCCTTTTACGGGGTCAACAAAATGTACCTGATGATGGAAAAACAGCACAACCGTGGACAAGACGGTGCTGGTTTTGCAAGCATTAAACTCGATGTGGAACCGGGCCAACGCTATATTAGTCGCGTGCGTTCTCATGCCTCTCAACCGATTCAGGATATCTTCTCTCAGATCAACGAAAGAATTAACACGGAGCTCAGCGAGCATCCGGAGTACGCAGACGATGTACAGGCACAAAAAAAGAACATCCCATATATAGGAGAGCTGCTTTTAGGGCATGTGCGTTATGGAACTTTCGGAAAGAATAGCGTAGAGAATGTTCACCCGTTCTTGCGCCAGAATAACTGGATGCACCGCAACCTTATCATTGCTGGTAACTTCAACATGACCAACACCAACGAGTTGTTCAACAACTTGATCAAGTTGGGAATGCATCCTAAGGAAAAGGCCGACACCATTACCGTTATGGAGAAGATCGGGCACTTTTTGGATGACGCCGTTCGCAAACTCTATAAACAAGCAAAGTCTAAGGGACTCAATAAAAAAGACGCTTCTCCTTATATAGTAGACAATCTCAACGTAGCCAAAGTGCTTCGTAAATCCTCTAAAGATTGGGATGGTGGTTATGCCATGGCCGGACTTTTAGGACATGGAGATTCTTTCGTACTGCGCGACCCTGCCGGGATTCGTCCAGCCTATTTTTACAAGGACGACGAAGTGGTAGTGGTGGCCTCAGAGCGTCCAGCCATTCAAACAGTTTTCAATGTTCCTTTTGATGCTGTAGAGGAGTTAGATCCAGGTCACGCCATAATTGTTCGAAAATCTGGAGAGGTTAAGATCTCTCAGATATTGAAACCTTTAGAACGCAAGTCTTGTTCCTTTGAGCGTATTTATTTTTCAAGAGGCTCCGATGCGGAGATTTATCAAGAGCGCAAAGAATTGGGCCGTTTATTGATGCCTGATGTTTTAAAGGCTATTGGGCACGACACTGTAAATACTGTCTTTTCCTTTATTCCGAATACTGCGGAGACTTCATTTTACGGAATGGTAGAAGCTGCGCAAGACGAGCTCAATCAGCAAAAAAACAAAGCCATTTTAGATAAAGCTGGCAACTTGACGCCGGAGGACCTTTTGAGCATTCAAGAGCTGAAGATCCGCACGGAAAAGATCGCTATTAAAGATGTAAAACTTCGCACCTTTATTACCGAGGATAGCAGCCGTGACGATCTTGTTGCACACGTATATGACGTCACTTACGGCGTGGTGAAACCAACAGATAATTTGGTTATCATAGACGACTCTATTGTACGTGGAACAACCTTGAAAAAGAGTATCCTAAAGATGTTAGATCGTCTGAATCCGAAGCAGATCGTAGTGGTGAGTTCTGCTCCGCAGATCCGTTATCCAGATTGCTACGGAATCGATATGGCACGATTGGAGGATTTTGTAGCTTTCCAAGCGGCCTTGGCCCTACATGAAGACCGAGGAACGTCTGGAATTGTAGAGGAGATCTACAACAAATGTAAAGCGCAACATCACTTGCCAGACGCAGAAGTGACTAATTATGTAAAGGAACTCTATGCGCCTTTCAGCGACCAGGAGCTTTCTGATAAGATAGCGGAACTCTTAGCCGATGGTTCTGACCTGAACGCAGAGGTAAAGGTATTGTTCCAGTCCGTTGAAAAGCTACACCAAGCTTGTCCTAAGAATTTAGGAGATTGGTATTTTACCGGAGACTATCCTACGCCAGGAGGCAAACGTGTTGTAAATCAGGCGTACATAAACTTCTTTGAAGGCAACCCAGAGCGCGCCTACTAA
- a CDS encoding PfkB family carbohydrate kinase, whose translation MSKLVIVGTVAFDAIETPFGKTDKILGGAATYIGLAASQFKADSALVSVVGGDFPQSYLDFLEGKDLNIEGIEVVPDGKTFFWSGKYHHDMNSRDTLVTELNTLADFDPVVPADYKDARVVMLGNLHPSIQLGVIDQMEKKPELVVLDTMNFWMDNTWDELMEVIKKIDVITINDEEARQLTGEYSLVSAAKKIRQMGPKYVVIKKGEHGALLFDEHEIFFAPALPLEEVFDPTGAGDTFAGGFAGYMAQSEEINFETMKQAIIYGACLASFCVEKFGTRRMEDLDKAEVHQRLMQFKQLTQFEIEID comes from the coding sequence ATGAGTAAACTAGTGATCGTCGGAACCGTTGCTTTCGACGCTATCGAAACCCCATTTGGAAAGACCGACAAAATACTAGGTGGCGCAGCCACTTATATAGGTCTGGCCGCATCTCAATTTAAAGCTGATTCCGCCTTGGTCTCTGTAGTAGGCGGAGATTTTCCACAATCATATCTCGATTTTCTAGAAGGAAAAGACCTTAATATAGAAGGGATTGAAGTTGTTCCAGACGGGAAGACTTTCTTCTGGAGTGGTAAGTATCACCACGATATGAACTCCCGTGACACCTTAGTGACCGAGCTGAATACCCTTGCAGATTTTGACCCGGTGGTTCCTGCGGATTACAAAGACGCTCGTGTGGTAATGCTAGGGAATTTGCATCCAAGCATTCAATTGGGAGTCATAGACCAAATGGAAAAGAAACCGGAGCTCGTTGTACTGGACACCATGAATTTCTGGATGGACAACACTTGGGACGAACTCATGGAAGTGATCAAAAAGATCGATGTCATCACCATTAATGACGAAGAAGCACGACAGCTTACCGGAGAATATTCTCTGGTCTCTGCCGCCAAGAAGATCCGTCAAATGGGTCCTAAATATGTAGTGATAAAAAAAGGAGAGCACGGCGCTCTGTTGTTCGACGAGCACGAGATCTTCTTTGCACCTGCCCTACCTTTGGAAGAAGTATTCGACCCAACAGGAGCTGGCGATACTTTTGCCGGTGGATTTGCAGGATATATGGCACAGTCCGAAGAGATCAACTTCGAGACCATGAAACAAGCCATTATTTACGGCGCGTGTTTGGCCTCGTTCTGTGTAGAAAAGTTTGGAACTCGACGCATGGAAGATCTGGACAAAGCAGAAGTGCATCAACGCTTGATGCAGTTTAAACAATTAACTCAATTCGAAATAGAGATAGATTAA
- a CDS encoding viroplasmin family protein, giving the protein MAKKKKYYVVWYGLQTGIFETWEACQKAIKGVKGAQYKSFEDRLEAQKAYYQGEYEDYKGKGSSKKKTLTPEQKAAYGEPELYSIAVDAASSGNPGLMEYRGVDTQTKEQLFHQGPFKQGTNNVGEFLALVHGLAYLDKIKSDRMLYTDSRIAWGWVKRKKCNTKLKRTAANAQLFELIARAEHWLKTHKYKTKIAKWETKAWGEIPADFGRK; this is encoded by the coding sequence ATGGCCAAGAAAAAGAAATATTATGTGGTCTGGTACGGTTTGCAAACCGGGATCTTCGAGACCTGGGAGGCCTGTCAGAAGGCAATTAAAGGAGTAAAAGGTGCGCAATACAAATCCTTTGAAGACCGTCTTGAAGCACAAAAAGCCTACTACCAAGGCGAATACGAAGATTATAAGGGTAAAGGCAGTTCTAAAAAAAAGACACTAACTCCAGAGCAGAAGGCAGCTTATGGCGAACCTGAGCTTTACTCTATTGCCGTAGACGCCGCCAGCAGCGGAAATCCGGGGCTGATGGAATACCGCGGCGTCGACACCCAAACTAAAGAACAACTTTTTCATCAAGGTCCTTTTAAACAAGGCACCAATAACGTAGGAGAATTCCTTGCCTTGGTGCACGGATTGGCCTACCTAGACAAAATTAAGAGCGACCGCATGTTGTATACCGATTCGCGAATTGCTTGGGGATGGGTAAAACGCAAGAAGTGCAATACCAAGCTCAAACGCACGGCCGCAAACGCCCAACTCTTTGAATTGATCGCTAGAGCGGAACACTGGCTCAAAACCCATAAATACAAAACAAAGATTGCCAAATGGGAAACCAAAGCTTGGGGTGAGATCCCGGCAGATTTCGGAAGAAAATAA
- a CDS encoding phosphoribosylglycinamide formyltransferase: MKPKIVILASGNGTNAENIIKYFQATKTAEVVQVLSNKKDAKVLARAEALNVPTRSFTKDQLNSKEILGRMLEEIKPDLIVLAGFLLKIPEYLVADYPDKIINIHPALLPDYGGKGMYGMHVHKAVVENKESFSGITIHYVNEHYDEGGIIFQAKTRLDPSDSPEDVAAKIHKLEYEHFPKVLENLILAH, encoded by the coding sequence ATGAAGCCCAAAATTGTGATCCTTGCTTCCGGAAACGGTACCAACGCAGAAAACATCATCAAATACTTCCAGGCTACCAAAACCGCGGAGGTGGTTCAAGTGCTGTCTAACAAGAAGGATGCCAAAGTTTTAGCCCGTGCTGAGGCTTTAAATGTGCCCACCAGATCCTTTACCAAAGACCAACTAAACTCTAAAGAGATCCTCGGGAGGATGTTAGAAGAAATTAAGCCAGACTTGATCGTTCTAGCCGGCTTTCTATTAAAGATTCCGGAGTACTTGGTCGCAGATTATCCGGATAAGATCATCAACATACATCCGGCCTTATTACCCGACTACGGAGGTAAAGGCATGTACGGAATGCATGTTCATAAGGCCGTAGTTGAAAATAAGGAGTCCTTTAGTGGTATTACAATTCACTATGTGAACGAACACTACGATGAAGGTGGGATCATATTTCAGGCCAAGACCAGACTGGACCCAAGTGACAGTCCAGAAGATGTCGCTGCTAAGATCCACAAATTAGAATACGAGCATTTTCCAAAAGTGCTAGAAAACCTGATCTTAGCTCATTAA
- a CDS encoding acyl carrier protein, which produces MSDIASRVKAIIVDKLGVDENEVVNEASFINDLGADSLDTVELIMEFEKEFDIQIPDDQAENIATVGQAISYIEEAK; this is translated from the coding sequence ATGTCAGACATTGCATCACGAGTAAAGGCGATTATCGTTGACAAACTAGGAGTTGATGAAAACGAAGTAGTTAACGAAGCGAGTTTTATAAACGATCTAGGAGCCGACTCATTGGACACTGTAGAGCTTATCATGGAGTTCGAAAAAGAATTCGACATTCAGATTCCAGATGATCAAGCAGAAAACATTGCCACTGTAGGACAAGCAATTTCATATATAGAGGAAGCCAAGTAA